In Bacteroidota bacterium, a single window of DNA contains:
- the pstS gene encoding phosphate ABC transporter substrate-binding protein PstS: MKSLTIALLLLVASLVAGEAALAQMKLNGAGATFPYVIYSKWFDIYSKKSGVEFNYQSIGSGGGIKQVTEGTVDFGASDAFLTEAQMSAIKEKQGSDVVHIPTVMGAVVLSYNLPAAGKDLRLSPDVLAGIYLGQITNWNDSKIAAINPGKNLPDQAIIVAHRSDGSGTTNIFTDYLMKVSKLWALSVGKGTSVNWPVGLGGKGNEGVAGLIKQSEGAIGYVELAYAVQNNLPYALLQNKSGNFVQASFDAVSAAAASFADNMPSDFRLMITDAGGKDAYPISGFTWLLIYKDMKDKTKAQEITKFLKWAMTDGQAYAKDLYYAPLPGAVAKLCLQKIDTITIN, from the coding sequence ATGAAATCACTGACAATCGCATTACTGCTGCTCGTCGCATCCTTGGTTGCCGGCGAAGCTGCACTTGCGCAGATGAAGCTGAACGGAGCGGGGGCGACTTTCCCGTACGTCATTTATTCGAAATGGTTCGACATCTACAGCAAGAAGAGCGGCGTCGAATTCAACTACCAGTCGATCGGAAGCGGCGGCGGCATCAAGCAGGTGACGGAAGGGACGGTCGATTTTGGAGCTTCCGATGCGTTCCTCACCGAGGCACAGATGAGCGCGATCAAGGAAAAGCAGGGCTCGGATGTTGTCCATATTCCCACCGTTATGGGGGCTGTCGTGCTTTCCTATAATCTTCCTGCGGCCGGGAAGGACCTCCGTCTTTCGCCCGATGTGCTGGCAGGAATTTATCTCGGACAGATAACCAATTGGAATGATTCCAAAATTGCGGCCATCAATCCAGGCAAGAACCTTCCCGACCAGGCGATCATTGTTGCACACCGTTCCGATGGAAGCGGCACCACAAACATTTTCACAGATTATCTGATGAAAGTAAGTAAACTGTGGGCGCTGAGTGTCGGTAAGGGGACATCCGTGAATTGGCCCGTCGGCTTGGGAGGAAAAGGAAACGAAGGGGTTGCCGGTCTTATCAAACAGTCGGAAGGGGCGATCGGCTACGTTGAATTGGCGTACGCTGTGCAAAACAATCTCCCTTATGCCTTGTTGCAAAACAAGTCCGGTAATTTCGTCCAAGCATCTTTTGATGCCGTCTCGGCTGCTGCAGCTAGTTTTGCGGACAACATGCCTTCGGATTTTCGTTTGATGATCACGGATGCCGGTGGAAAAGATGCCTACCCGATTTCCGGATTTACGTGGCTCTTGATCTATAAGGACATGAAAGATAAAACCAAGGCACAAGAAATAACGAAGTTCCTGAAGTGGGCTATGACCGACGGACAGGCCTACGCAAAAGACCTTTACTATGCACCGCTGCCGGGAGCCGTTGCGAAACTCTGCCTGCAAAAAATCGACACCATCACAATTAATTGA
- a CDS encoding tetratricopeptide repeat protein gives MHGKFLAFLVVLTLPFCARGQELETLLQSGDDRFFHQETDEALRYYEKAYAIAPRNDEILLRLVRAQCDLGWLHLHTDTSSQSYYLHAAAFAESLLALNPSSPAAHFWVSLTQGSLIPFGSISEKMSRGKEVRFHAERAIELDSTFALAYVVLAVFERESSKLSWFERTIARVIFGEDLHGSLARSEELLEKAVQCDPGSSYAFYEMYFTKMAMGDKDGAAESLKKVLSLPVRSEREERQHQHAQERLAELDVSAR, from the coding sequence ATGCACGGCAAATTTCTCGCGTTCCTTGTTGTACTCACACTTCCATTCTGCGCCCGGGGACAGGAGCTTGAAACGCTTCTGCAGTCGGGGGACGATCGCTTTTTCCATCAGGAAACCGACGAAGCGCTCCGTTACTACGAAAAGGCGTATGCGATCGCTCCCCGGAACGACGAAATTCTTCTCCGGCTCGTCAGGGCGCAATGCGATCTCGGCTGGCTCCATCTCCATACCGATACGAGCTCGCAGTCATACTACCTCCATGCCGCGGCGTTCGCCGAATCGCTGCTGGCGCTGAACCCGTCCTCCCCCGCGGCGCATTTTTGGGTTTCGCTGACGCAGGGGAGCCTCATTCCGTTCGGCAGCATCTCGGAAAAAATGAGCCGCGGGAAGGAAGTCCGATTTCACGCCGAGAGAGCGATCGAGCTCGACTCGACGTTCGCGCTCGCCTACGTCGTTCTCGCTGTGTTCGAGCGGGAGAGTTCGAAACTTTCCTGGTTCGAGCGGACCATCGCGCGGGTCATTTTCGGGGAGGATCTCCACGGATCGCTGGCACGCTCGGAAGAGCTGCTCGAAAAAGCGGTTCAATGCGACCCGGGCAGCTCATACGCATTTTACGAAATGTATTTTACGAAAATGGCGATGGGGGACAAGGACGGAGCGGCAGAATCGTTGAAAAAAGTCCTTTCGCTTCCGGTGCGGAGCGAACGGGAAGAGCGGCAGCACCAGCACGCCCAGGAACGTCTTGCCGAGCTCGATGTTTCAGCGCGATGA